A genomic window from Synechococcus sp. CBW1107 includes:
- a CDS encoding IS256 family transposase: MTLTHSGASELSQLMEGTTAGALIPEIVRRGFQDLLEAEVSALTGAQLHERCPDQRSTHRNGYRERLLTTQVGDLSLAIPRLRQGSFFPSWLEPRRRVDKALYAVVMEAYTGGISTRKVDALVEALGGASGISKSEVSRICQGLDEQVKAFLGRPLDHARFPYVYLDATYLHGRLGRNMQVVSRAVVVAIGINALGYREVLGIAVGDSEAEGFWRQFLGSLKERGLDGTRLVISDAHLGLTAAIKRMFQGSSWQRCRVHFLRNLLSHVPKAGQDMVAAAMKAVFVIQAPDQVRAHWQRVTEMLRKQFPGAVPVMEAARDDVLAFLHFPQEHWRKVWSTNPLERLNKEIKRRTNVVGIFPNDPAIVRLVGSQLLEQQEEWQLERRRFFSEATMAKIPEPEEPLELTDADPNAQPAATIS, encoded by the coding sequence ATGACCCTCACCCATAGTGGCGCCTCAGAGCTGAGCCAGCTCATGGAGGGCACCACCGCTGGCGCCCTGATCCCAGAGATCGTGCGCCGGGGTTTCCAGGACCTGCTGGAAGCCGAGGTTTCTGCCCTCACGGGCGCTCAACTCCATGAGCGCTGCCCCGATCAGCGCTCCACCCATCGCAACGGCTACCGGGAGCGGCTGCTCACCACCCAGGTGGGCGACCTCAGCCTGGCCATTCCCAGGTTGCGGCAGGGCAGCTTCTTTCCCAGCTGGCTGGAGCCACGCCGCCGGGTGGACAAGGCGCTCTACGCCGTGGTGATGGAGGCCTACACCGGCGGGATCTCCACCCGCAAGGTCGACGCCCTGGTGGAGGCGCTGGGCGGGGCCAGCGGCATCTCCAAATCGGAGGTGAGCCGCATCTGCCAGGGGCTCGATGAGCAGGTGAAAGCCTTTCTGGGCCGGCCGCTTGACCATGCCCGCTTTCCCTACGTCTACCTCGACGCCACCTACCTCCACGGCCGCCTGGGCCGAAATATGCAGGTGGTGTCGCGGGCGGTGGTGGTGGCGATCGGCATCAATGCCCTCGGCTACCGCGAAGTTCTCGGCATTGCCGTGGGCGACAGCGAGGCGGAGGGCTTCTGGCGTCAGTTCCTGGGCTCACTCAAGGAGCGTGGCCTCGACGGCACCCGCCTGGTGATCTCGGATGCCCACCTGGGCCTGACGGCAGCGATCAAGCGGATGTTCCAGGGCAGTAGCTGGCAGAGGTGCCGGGTGCACTTCCTGCGCAACCTGCTGAGCCATGTGCCCAAGGCCGGCCAGGACATGGTGGCCGCTGCCATGAAAGCGGTGTTCGTGATCCAGGCTCCAGATCAGGTGCGCGCCCACTGGCAGCGGGTCACCGAGATGCTGCGCAAGCAGTTCCCCGGCGCCGTGCCCGTGATGGAAGCCGCCCGGGACGACGTGCTGGCCTTCCTGCACTTCCCCCAGGAGCACTGGCGCAAGGTCTGGAGCACCAACCCGCTCGAGCGCCTCAACAAGGAGATCAAACGCCGCACCAACGTGGTCGGCATCTTCCCCAATGATCCAGCGATCGTGCGCCTGGTGGGCAGCCAGCTGCTGGAGCAGCAGGAGGAATGGCAGCTGGAGCGTCGCCGCTTCTTCTCTGAGGCCACCATGGCCAAGATCCCAGAGCCAGAAGAGCCCTTGGAGCTCACCGATGCAGATCCGAACGCCCAGCCGGCTGCAACCATCAGCTGA
- a CDS encoding glycosyltransferase family A protein has product MDWGSQIPIDRHSLPADPRVRLLRVEGEAEWQLTRAYNFAISQSSFETILKLDADCWIDDLEYNPLPLQQRSYCRTIGGGGLNGVFMITRSNFFSVGGFNEYLKGYGYDDKDLFLRLDQLMVGTAIPKGIFCTIDHGDLERVSADTIQTVGERSCKPHSNVGTLLELIARMEETKAINRYLAERLEWSIDSPSTIYRLLGRNQWQAEKGSIPVPSAEVQHEARVLGNRIYLSILLGVHERLLDMMIPASSLQQIRNWMPLSKGIAWVRISTLFFGIRVALWIKKVLMRM; this is encoded by the coding sequence GTGGACTGGGGAAGCCAGATTCCCATTGATCGCCACAGCCTTCCAGCAGATCCGAGAGTCCGATTGCTACGAGTCGAAGGGGAAGCAGAATGGCAACTGACAAGAGCCTACAACTTTGCCATTAGCCAAAGCAGCTTTGAAACGATCCTAAAACTTGATGCAGATTGCTGGATAGACGACTTAGAATATAATCCTTTGCCGCTACAGCAAAGAAGCTATTGCCGCACGATCGGCGGCGGCGGGCTCAATGGGGTCTTCATGATCACTAGATCTAATTTTTTTTCTGTGGGGGGATTCAACGAATACCTTAAGGGATATGGTTATGACGATAAAGACTTGTTTTTGCGCTTAGATCAACTAATGGTTGGCACTGCCATACCTAAAGGTATTTTCTGCACCATTGATCACGGCGATCTTGAAAGAGTGTCAGCCGATACTATCCAAACAGTCGGAGAACGCTCATGCAAGCCTCATTCTAATGTTGGCACTTTACTTGAACTGATCGCACGGATGGAGGAAACTAAAGCGATCAATCGATACCTAGCTGAGCGGCTGGAGTGGTCGATTGATTCTCCATCAACAATCTATCGGCTATTGGGGCGGAATCAGTGGCAGGCAGAGAAGGGCTCCATACCAGTTCCTAGTGCAGAAGTGCAACATGAAGCCAGAGTTTTAGGTAACCGCATCTATTTGTCAATACTTCTTGGTGTGCATGAACGCTTATTAGATATGATGATACCAGCCTCCTCATTACAGCAAATCCGAAACTGGATGCCCCTGTCCAAGGGGATAGCCTGGGTACGAATCTCAACTCTTTTTTTCGGAATCAGGGTGGCCCTGTGGATCAAGAAGGTATTGATGAGAATGTGA
- a CDS encoding O-antigen ligase, whose amino-acid sequence MKARPSIGAGGRQGVSDFLRMPSLSLRGISGVGQAILLCLAIALLFVTENLQPSSACGLLWMFLVLVGHASSRPWSLAVLGMLMLNVRQVVLDEGTIPSSHMDMVLIVAAFLCGYGQRRGWWLRTMGAVAVGILIGVIGNFQVVFDFVRFGIEYHALALTKNQTALLAGLAVLCGGTSLAASRNLWTRLLFTGSLGASLLLLRAADSRAGIAMLLVALLLSALLLWCRRPMEAVRSSNPLLRHKKIIIAGGLLLLALAVGLSVLIMSSPDPMLSAGLYQMYGEENLENDASRIRVYSCYLGLPFTGNNRFIYGVGYGSVMRGMCPAEAVGRSLSHAHNLILQIWAETGLVGTLFLLPAMSWILWRVIKNMSKADRSPSLLLLFSGSAIVFYLFLFNMVELGMIKVPVLMILFGTFLAAPFCSTLLVREEA is encoded by the coding sequence ATGAAGGCCCGCCCTTCGATCGGTGCGGGCGGCCGGCAGGGTGTTTCAGATTTTCTCCGTATGCCATCCCTAAGCCTGAGAGGGATCTCCGGAGTAGGTCAGGCCATCCTGTTGTGCCTGGCCATCGCTCTGCTGTTCGTCACGGAGAACCTGCAGCCAAGCTCCGCCTGTGGATTGTTGTGGATGTTTTTGGTCCTAGTGGGGCATGCATCCTCACGACCCTGGTCCCTGGCTGTCCTGGGGATGCTGATGCTCAACGTGCGTCAAGTGGTGCTGGATGAGGGCACGATTCCCTCCTCCCATATGGATATGGTGTTGATCGTTGCGGCCTTTCTCTGTGGCTACGGCCAGAGGCGAGGCTGGTGGTTGCGCACGATGGGGGCAGTGGCCGTGGGGATTCTGATCGGTGTCATCGGCAACTTCCAGGTTGTGTTTGATTTTGTCCGTTTTGGGATCGAATATCACGCTCTGGCACTGACCAAAAACCAGACAGCCCTGCTGGCAGGTCTCGCGGTGCTCTGTGGTGGAACCAGCCTGGCGGCCAGTCGAAACTTGTGGACAAGGTTGCTGTTCACTGGTTCCCTGGGCGCCAGTCTGCTGTTGTTAAGAGCGGCCGATTCCAGGGCCGGAATTGCGATGCTGTTGGTGGCGCTCTTGCTGAGCGCTCTGCTGCTCTGGTGCCGCAGGCCGATGGAAGCGGTGAGAAGCAGTAACCCTCTTTTACGGCATAAAAAAATCATAATCGCTGGTGGCTTACTCCTTTTGGCGCTTGCCGTTGGGCTGTCGGTACTGATTATGTCTTCCCCTGATCCGATGCTGTCCGCTGGGCTTTATCAGATGTACGGGGAGGAGAACCTGGAGAATGACGCCAGCCGGATCAGGGTGTATTCCTGTTACCTGGGCCTTCCCTTTACTGGTAACAACCGCTTCATCTATGGAGTGGGATACGGCAGTGTCATGAGGGGGATGTGCCCGGCAGAGGCAGTAGGCAGAAGCCTCAGCCACGCCCATAATCTGATCTTGCAGATCTGGGCCGAGACTGGTCTGGTAGGAACCCTTTTCCTGCTACCGGCCATGAGCTGGATTCTGTGGCGTGTGATCAAGAACATGTCCAAGGCGGATCGATCGCCATCCCTTTTGCTGCTATTCAGCGGCAGCGCTATTGTATTCTATCTTTTCTTGTTCAACATGGTGGAGCTGGGTATGATAAAGGTGCCAGTATTAATGATATTGTTCGGTACTTTTCTTGCGGCTCCTTTCTGCTCCACGCTTCTGGTTCGGGAAGAGGCTTAG
- a CDS encoding IS3 family transposase encodes MIDQLAACYSVSWLCRQLGVARSGYNTWRQRQEAPGKRAAENAVITAEIVAVFEQHRGFYGSPRVHQELRSSGRQIGRHRVARLMRRAELRARTHKAFRPCAKASRGACGVVANLLQQDFQPPVPNLRWAGDITDIRTNEGWRYLAIWIDLFSRRVVGWTLDHRMDATLVIEALNRALGHRRVEPEQLLLHTDQGSQYRATDYRQLLESHKIGCSMSTKGCCWDNAVVESFFSTLTLELDLDDNREALISAQQLQRDLAFWIEGYYNRERRHSTIGYLSTIDCEQGFIISPTLTRVNP; translated from the coding sequence CTGATCGACCAGCTGGCCGCGTGTTACTCTGTCTCCTGGCTGTGCCGGCAGCTGGGGGTGGCCCGCAGCGGCTACAACACCTGGCGGCAGCGGCAGGAAGCGCCGGGAAAGCGGGCGGCCGAGAACGCCGTGATCACCGCTGAGATCGTGGCGGTGTTTGAGCAGCACCGCGGCTTCTACGGCTCCCCCCGGGTTCACCAGGAGCTCCGTTCATCAGGCCGGCAGATCGGCCGCCATCGAGTCGCTCGGCTCATGCGACGAGCGGAGCTGAGGGCCAGAACCCACAAGGCGTTCAGGCCCTGCGCCAAGGCCAGTCGCGGGGCCTGTGGGGTGGTGGCGAACCTGCTGCAGCAGGACTTCCAGCCCCCAGTGCCGAACCTCCGCTGGGCGGGTGACATCACTGACATCCGCACCAACGAGGGCTGGCGGTACCTGGCCATCTGGATCGATCTGTTCAGTCGTCGCGTCGTTGGCTGGACGCTGGATCACCGGATGGATGCCACCCTGGTGATCGAGGCGCTCAACCGGGCCCTCGGCCACCGACGGGTGGAGCCCGAGCAGCTTCTCCTCCATACGGACCAAGGCAGCCAGTACCGGGCGACTGACTACCGCCAGCTTCTGGAGAGCCACAAGATTGGCTGCAGCATGTCCACCAAGGGCTGCTGCTGGGACAACGCGGTGGTGGAAAGCTTTTTCTCCACCCTCACACTGGAACTCGACCTCGATGACAATCGAGAAGCCTTGATCTCAGCCCAGCAGCTGCAGCGCGATCTGGCCTTCTGGATCGAGGGCTATTACAACCGCGAGCGCCGCCATTCAACGATCGGTTACCTCAGCACGATCGACTGTGAGCAGGGGTTCATCATTTCTCCAACACTCACTCGCGTGAACCCTTGA
- a CDS encoding ABC transporter ATP-binding protein — MSNNKKFNSQTIGYLARLLRFLPKKRYKALLILAPLSIMPGILDLLTIAVVSRLAGALIGIKLLDFIPGVKVFGGSMAEQSLWLISIFIALAWSASALRLILQYTQQRLTALIWRDFSDQIHHNILYQPYSYHLLRSTSGLTSLIIGNVKAVSNGVINPILRIASSSVSIVLLSFGIVFVGRWLSVIMITLLVIAYLGLSLFLTPYLRHASKQVVREDARSTHALMESLASIRDIQLANAEPFFQNSFVASGERAQRYAWISALIPIIPRQLIEPLGITMIFLFGAVPYLANGNIEDIRKIIPLLAGLAIAAQKLTPPLQDLFSSITLLRGSLPKIAKTVELLELSKPRLTLIDVGVPSPESVFPRHSIRLKNAWYRYPRTENFVVRGVNLSIPVGSRVALVGATGSGKSTVAHLLLGLLDPDIGSFELDGIPLDETTKPAWQACCAQVPQHIQLLDASVQSNVAFGIDPERIDFSRLWEALQAAQLADVVAELPYGLLTPIGENGMKLSGGQRQRLALARSFYRNSKFLLLDEATSSLDNRTESDVINAFEMIGRRCTTVVIAHRLSTIVRCDRIYELHNGLIKASGTYEELRDNSDSFRDLSKLEIG, encoded by the coding sequence ATGTCAAACAACAAGAAATTTAATAGCCAGACCATAGGATACCTAGCGAGGCTCCTGCGTTTTTTACCCAAAAAGCGATACAAGGCATTATTGATTCTTGCTCCATTATCGATTATGCCCGGCATTCTCGATCTTCTTACCATTGCAGTTGTCTCCCGATTAGCTGGTGCATTGATTGGCATCAAACTGCTTGATTTTATTCCAGGAGTCAAAGTCTTTGGCGGCAGCATGGCGGAGCAGAGTCTCTGGCTGATCAGCATTTTCATTGCATTGGCCTGGTCGGCCTCCGCACTACGGCTAATCCTTCAGTACACACAACAACGGCTGACGGCCCTGATCTGGAGGGATTTTTCTGATCAGATTCACCACAATATTCTCTACCAGCCTTATTCTTATCACCTTCTACGTAGTACTTCTGGGCTGACGTCCTTGATAATCGGAAATGTCAAGGCTGTGTCCAATGGAGTCATAAACCCTATTCTACGAATCGCAAGTAGTAGTGTTTCTATCGTTTTGCTATCTTTTGGAATTGTCTTCGTAGGTCGCTGGCTATCGGTGATAATGATTACACTCCTTGTGATTGCCTATCTTGGCCTCTCTCTTTTTCTAACTCCCTATCTTCGTCATGCTTCCAAGCAAGTGGTAAGGGAAGACGCGAGGTCCACTCATGCCCTAATGGAGTCATTGGCATCTATTCGCGACATTCAACTTGCGAATGCTGAGCCATTCTTTCAGAATAGCTTTGTTGCCTCGGGGGAAAGGGCTCAGCGTTATGCATGGATTTCAGCATTGATTCCTATCATCCCAAGGCAGCTGATTGAGCCCCTGGGAATAACGATGATTTTTCTCTTCGGAGCTGTTCCTTACCTTGCCAACGGAAATATTGAAGATATACGAAAAATCATTCCACTTCTTGCCGGCTTGGCAATCGCAGCCCAGAAACTCACTCCACCACTCCAGGATTTGTTTTCTTCGATTACCTTGCTGAGAGGTAGCCTCCCGAAGATTGCAAAGACAGTTGAATTGCTGGAGTTGTCCAAACCCAGACTGACATTGATTGACGTCGGTGTGCCTTCACCAGAATCAGTATTCCCAAGGCACTCAATCAGGCTAAAAAATGCTTGGTATCGATATCCACGTACTGAAAACTTTGTAGTACGTGGAGTTAATCTTTCCATTCCCGTTGGATCGAGGGTGGCCCTCGTAGGAGCCACGGGAAGTGGAAAATCGACAGTGGCTCATCTCTTGCTCGGTTTACTCGATCCAGATATAGGCTCCTTTGAGCTCGACGGAATACCTTTAGATGAAACTACCAAACCTGCTTGGCAAGCATGCTGCGCTCAGGTACCTCAACATATTCAGCTGCTGGATGCCAGTGTTCAATCGAATGTCGCTTTCGGAATCGATCCGGAAAGAATTGACTTCTCCCGTCTTTGGGAAGCCTTGCAAGCTGCCCAGCTGGCTGATGTGGTTGCAGAACTACCCTATGGTCTTTTAACTCCTATAGGAGAAAATGGGATGAAGCTATCCGGTGGTCAACGCCAAAGACTAGCGTTGGCAAGATCTTTTTATCGAAATTCTAAGTTTCTTCTTTTGGATGAAGCCACAAGCTCTCTCGACAACCGAACTGAATCTGATGTAATTAATGCCTTTGAAATGATTGGTAGACGATGTACAACAGTAGTAATCGCCCATAGATTGAGCACTATTGTTCGCTGTGACAGAATATATGAGCTGCATAACGGATTGATCAAAGCATCAGGAACCTATGAGGAGCTTAGGGATAACTCAGATTCATTCCGTGACTTATCAAAACTTGAAATAGGTTAA
- a CDS encoding transposase, producing MKRKRHTPEQIIRKLRTAEELLNQGQTVAEILRTLEVSAPTYHHWQQLYR from the coding sequence ATGAAACGCAAACGCCACACACCCGAGCAGATCATCCGCAAGCTGCGCACCGCCGAGGAGCTGCTCAATCAGGGCCAGACTGTTGCCGAGATCCTCAGAACTTTGGAGGTGTCCGCACCCACGTATCACCACTGGCAGCAGCTGTACCGATGA
- a CDS encoding O-antigen ligase family protein, producing the protein MTYPLNTLKSSPKLSIVDILGISLIIVSGILTLFPSFLDFNHELIPLVIGISILLVKNGRKEPILIAYLCLLLLSMRIYLHSDERYLGWEITLSDYIMIVIAFSAFYKMAASLWTYFFTFYALAMPLAGIVALHLFLISQSEESFQAAALSINQTAFLFGGCLTISSSFLLCEVYSVRARARRVSVIILWTLSTLLSSILVLNTQSRAAIGLPVISIAVVLFACMRSRSVDFNNRLNSLLNKAKNIFGRYSAYIVVIVLALSALAAMLTAIYSNRENMVNDMHRLHLLKCYFGALFNGNNSFIYGLGFTRASQGICKDIGLIKGTTHAHNVFAQVAADNGFPALLMICIIGFLLIRLACNQIPYSSHPAVLASLTLSLYCFLFLLIEGGWGKVSFIQSLLGLSFASLTMKLSPQVKC; encoded by the coding sequence GTGACCTATCCATTAAACACATTGAAATCATCCCCAAAATTGTCGATCGTTGACATTTTAGGGATCTCACTGATTATAGTCTCCGGAATTCTTACGCTATTTCCTTCCTTTCTCGACTTTAATCATGAACTGATTCCACTAGTGATAGGGATCTCCATTTTACTTGTCAAGAACGGCAGGAAAGAGCCCATTCTCATTGCTTATCTCTGTCTCCTGCTGCTATCGATGAGAATCTATCTCCATAGCGACGAACGATATCTTGGCTGGGAGATTACGCTTTCAGACTATATTATGATCGTGATTGCATTTTCGGCATTCTATAAAATGGCGGCTAGTCTGTGGACTTACTTTTTTACATTCTATGCTTTAGCTATGCCCTTAGCGGGGATAGTCGCTCTGCATTTATTTCTGATCAGTCAGTCTGAAGAATCTTTTCAAGCCGCAGCGCTTTCAATCAATCAAACTGCGTTCCTGTTTGGAGGCTGCCTCACCATCAGCAGTAGTTTTCTTCTGTGTGAAGTCTATTCAGTTCGCGCACGTGCAAGAAGAGTATCAGTCATCATTCTCTGGACACTTTCCACTTTATTGAGCTCTATCCTCGTATTAAACACCCAATCAAGAGCTGCAATTGGCTTGCCAGTCATATCTATTGCTGTCGTTTTATTTGCCTGTATGCGATCTCGCTCAGTAGATTTTAATAACAGGCTGAATAGCTTGCTGAATAAAGCAAAGAATATATTTGGGAGATATTCCGCATATATAGTTGTTATTGTACTTGCCCTCTCAGCACTGGCAGCCATGCTGACTGCAATCTATTCAAACAGGGAAAACATGGTTAACGATATGCATCGATTGCACTTATTAAAATGCTACTTTGGAGCATTATTTAATGGTAATAATAGCTTTATATATGGGCTTGGATTTACTCGAGCAAGCCAAGGAATCTGCAAAGATATTGGCTTGATTAAGGGCACAACTCATGCTCACAATGTGTTCGCCCAAGTTGCGGCGGATAATGGGTTTCCTGCCTTGCTTATGATCTGTATTATTGGCTTTCTGCTCATACGACTTGCCTGTAATCAAATACCCTACTCTTCACATCCGGCAGTCCTGGCGTCGTTGACACTGTCTTTATATTGTTTTTTATTCCTGCTTATTGAGGGCGGCTGGGGCAAGGTCTCCTTCATTCAATCACTGCTCGGCCTTTCTTTTGCTTCATTGACAATGAAGTTATCGCCCCAAGTAAAATGCTAA
- a CDS encoding UvrD-helicase domain-containing protein, translating to MASNNPSSDGPSANGFRALGSSANGSNGFLSGLNEAQRRAVDHHTGPLLVVAGAGSGKTRALTHRIAHLIGHHGVDPAELLAVTFTNKAARGMKERLEVLLAERLAQSQFCQPWSTLPALQQRQLRARVYQEVIKDLWIGTFHALFSRLLRFDVDKFRDPEGLIWTRQFSIYDEGDAQSLVKEIVTKEMQLDPKRFEPKKVRWAISNAKNQGWLPEQLEAQAQGMRDRKIAEAYRLYRRALAANNSLDFDDLLLLPVQLLRQNEQVRAYWHRRFRHVLVDEYQDTNRTQYELIKLLVTDGQDPETFENWSGRSVFVVGDADQSIYSFRAADFTILMGFQDDFGDGAGADSTATMVKLEENYRSTATILEAANALIANNRERIDKILRPTRGEGEPIRLTRCDDEIAEAEAVVHRMRTLEAAHPDLRWGDMAVLYRTNAQSRALEEALVRWGIPYLVVGGLRFYDRREIKDILGYLRLLVNPADNVSLLRVLNVPRRGIGKTTLERLTDVANQLGVPLWEVVSDQEAVRSLAGRSARGLLQFSELIHDLRRRVQDASPSEMVQRVMEQSGYVAELIAEADDEAEERRRNLQELVNAALQFQEENEEASLEGFLASAALSSDADDKDTAADRVILMTLHASKGLEFPVVFLVGMEQGLFPSYRSLDDPSSLEEERRLCYVGMTRAKERLFLTHACERRLWGGMREPALPSVFLSELPDDLIQGDIPRSGGAALRRDQRLERLTRVDREDNLQVASGGSRGDPATTKRRRGHTRDWSVGDRLRHDSFGEGIVTHRFGSGEKISIAVKFEGMGPKILDPHLAPIEGLE from the coding sequence ATGGCCAGCAACAACCCATCCTCCGACGGTCCAAGTGCCAACGGCTTCAGGGCCCTCGGGTCCAGTGCCAACGGTTCGAATGGTTTTCTCTCCGGCCTCAATGAAGCCCAGCGCCGGGCAGTGGATCATCACACTGGCCCCCTGCTGGTGGTGGCGGGTGCCGGAAGCGGCAAGACCCGGGCCCTCACCCATCGCATCGCCCATTTGATCGGTCACCACGGTGTGGATCCAGCCGAGCTGCTGGCGGTGACCTTTACCAACAAGGCGGCCCGGGGCATGAAGGAGCGGCTGGAGGTGCTGCTAGCCGAACGCCTGGCCCAGAGCCAGTTCTGCCAGCCCTGGAGCACTCTGCCGGCATTGCAGCAGCGCCAGCTGCGGGCCCGCGTCTACCAGGAGGTGATCAAGGATCTCTGGATCGGCACCTTCCACGCCCTTTTCTCCCGCCTGCTGCGTTTCGACGTCGACAAGTTCAGGGATCCCGAGGGTCTCATCTGGACGCGCCAGTTCTCTATCTATGACGAGGGGGACGCCCAATCCTTGGTTAAGGAGATCGTGACCAAGGAGATGCAGCTGGATCCCAAGCGCTTCGAACCGAAGAAGGTGCGCTGGGCGATCAGCAACGCCAAGAACCAGGGCTGGCTGCCGGAGCAGCTGGAGGCCCAGGCCCAGGGGATGCGGGACCGCAAGATCGCCGAGGCCTACCGCCTCTACCGCCGCGCCCTGGCTGCCAACAACTCCCTCGATTTCGACGATCTGCTGCTGCTACCCGTCCAGCTGCTGCGCCAGAACGAGCAGGTGCGCGCCTACTGGCACCGCCGTTTCCGCCACGTGCTGGTGGATGAATACCAGGATACCAACCGCACCCAGTACGAACTGATCAAGCTGCTGGTCACCGATGGTCAGGATCCCGAGACGTTCGAGAATTGGAGCGGCCGCTCGGTGTTCGTGGTGGGGGACGCCGATCAAAGCATCTACAGCTTCCGGGCGGCCGACTTCACCATCTTGATGGGCTTCCAGGACGACTTCGGCGATGGGGCCGGCGCCGACAGCACCGCCACCATGGTGAAGCTGGAGGAGAACTACCGCTCAACCGCCACCATCCTGGAGGCGGCCAACGCCCTGATCGCCAACAACCGAGAACGGATCGACAAGATCCTGCGGCCCACCCGCGGCGAGGGGGAACCGATCAGGCTCACCCGCTGCGACGACGAGATCGCCGAGGCCGAGGCGGTGGTGCATCGGATGCGCACGCTGGAGGCGGCCCACCCGGATTTGCGCTGGGGAGACATGGCGGTGCTCTATCGCACAAATGCCCAGTCGCGGGCGCTGGAGGAAGCGCTGGTGCGCTGGGGGATCCCCTACCTGGTGGTGGGGGGGCTGCGTTTCTACGACCGGCGGGAGATCAAGGACATCCTGGGCTACCTGCGACTGCTGGTGAATCCGGCCGACAATGTCAGCTTGCTGCGGGTGCTCAATGTGCCGCGGCGAGGCATCGGCAAGACCACCCTGGAACGGCTCACCGATGTCGCCAACCAGCTGGGGGTGCCCCTCTGGGAGGTGGTCAGCGATCAGGAGGCGGTACGTTCCCTGGCGGGCCGCTCCGCCCGGGGTCTGTTGCAATTCAGCGAACTGATTCACGATTTGCGGCGGCGAGTCCAGGACGCCTCGCCCTCTGAAATGGTGCAAAGGGTGATGGAGCAGAGCGGCTATGTGGCCGAACTGATCGCAGAGGCCGACGATGAGGCCGAAGAGCGCAGGCGCAACCTGCAGGAGTTGGTGAATGCGGCACTACAGTTCCAGGAGGAGAATGAGGAGGCAAGCCTGGAAGGGTTCCTGGCTTCAGCGGCCCTTTCTAGCGATGCCGATGACAAGGACACCGCCGCTGACCGTGTCATCCTGATGACTCTCCACGCAAGCAAGGGCCTGGAGTTTCCTGTGGTGTTCCTGGTGGGAATGGAGCAGGGTCTCTTCCCCAGTTACCGCTCCCTCGACGACCCCTCCTCCCTTGAGGAGGAGCGTCGGCTCTGTTACGTGGGGATGACCCGGGCCAAGGAGCGGCTATTCCTGACCCACGCCTGCGAGAGGCGTCTGTGGGGGGGCATGCGCGAGCCGGCGTTGCCCTCGGTGTTTCTCTCGGAACTGCCGGATGACCTGATCCAGGGGGACATCCCGCGTAGTGGTGGTGCGGCCCTGCGGCGGGACCAGCGGCTAGAAAGACTGACCCGAGTGGATCGTGAAGACAACCTCCAGGTGGCCTCTGGGGGATCCAGAGGCGATCCGGCTACTACCAAGCGGCGACGGGGCCATACCAGGGACTGGTCCGTGGGAGACCGGTTGCGGCACGACAGCTTCGGTGAAGGCATCGTGACCCATCGCTTCGGTTCGGGTGAGAAGATCTCGATCGCCGTAAAGTTTGAAGGGATGGGTCCGAAGATTCTCGATCCCCACCTGGCACCGATCGAAGGGCTGGAATGA
- a CDS encoding helix-turn-helix domain-containing protein, translated as MEEREEIAILHAQKLGVRAIGRALGRAPSTINRERRRNASKRTSDLGFRRFRGHRSRVHASECWRNDEPLLTVDRAEVTDR; from the coding sequence TTGGAAGAGAGGGAGGAGATCGCCATTCTCCACGCTCAGAAACTGGGTGTACGGGCTATTGGCAGGGCACTGGGCCGAGCTCCATCCACCATCAACAGAGAACGTCGCCGGAATGCCTCAAAGCGGACAAGCGACCTGGGGTTCCGCCGATTTCGTGGACACCGATCAAGGGTTCACGCGAGTGAGTGTTGGAGAAATGATGAACCCCTGCTCACAGTCGATCGTGCTGAGGTAACCGATCGTTGA
- a CDS encoding transposase, with translation MTNPTRSRRRFTAQQKAEAVEFCLQEGLSCNTVAQRLGLPSSSLGSAPPSGVTQEVL, from the coding sequence ATGACCAACCCCACCAGATCACGGCGCCGGTTCACGGCGCAGCAGAAGGCGGAGGCCGTGGAGTTCTGCCTGCAGGAGGGCCTTTCCTGCAACACCGTCGCTCAGCGCCTTGGCCTTCCCTCCAGCAGCCTGGGTAGCGCCCCTCCGAGTGGTGTAACTCAGGAGGTCCTGTGA